The Gracilimonas sp. genome includes a region encoding these proteins:
- a CDS encoding plastocyanin/azurin family copper-binding protein, protein MTSKNKLKYLFILGVLIAAGFALADSLGFFNPKPYTAVNHGSHNHYVPDNRDSGVGINRFPMEEPGPGEMITPTGQIVKTAEWEQQQKTAAESSEKGKATGDNIRTIDITGTDQMKFVVEEEGEGLATGSSIKTFNGKSYLMLNQIQAKPGELLKIRLRTLSQLKPQMMAHNWVLLDQGVNAQAFVNAASRENDYIPSTREKDIIANTGMAAEGETVEISFTVPDEPGQYEFLCSFMAHFAAGMRGQLIVQS, encoded by the coding sequence ATGACATCTAAAAATAAACTTAAATACTTGTTTATTCTGGGAGTGTTGATTGCCGCCGGTTTCGCCCTGGCGGATTCTCTGGGCTTTTTTAACCCGAAGCCCTACACGGCGGTAAACCACGGCTCGCATAATCACTACGTGCCGGACAACCGGGATTCCGGTGTTGGTATCAACCGATTTCCCATGGAGGAACCCGGACCCGGAGAGATGATTACCCCGACGGGGCAAATCGTAAAGACAGCCGAATGGGAACAGCAGCAAAAGACGGCCGCCGAAAGCTCTGAAAAGGGGAAGGCAACCGGTGATAATATTCGAACCATTGATATCACCGGTACCGACCAGATGAAGTTTGTTGTTGAAGAGGAAGGAGAAGGGCTTGCTACGGGAAGTTCTATCAAAACCTTCAACGGTAAATCCTACTTGATGCTGAATCAGATACAGGCCAAGCCTGGGGAACTACTCAAGATTCGCCTGAGAACGCTTAGTCAGCTCAAACCCCAGATGATGGCACATAACTGGGTACTGCTGGACCAAGGCGTTAATGCCCAGGCGTTTGTCAATGCGGCCAGCCGGGAAAACGACTACATCCCCTCCACCAGAGAAAAAGACATTATCGCTAATACCGGAATGGCTGCCGAGGGAGAAACTGTAGAAATTTCTTTTACCGTCCCTGATGAACCCGGCCAGTATGAATTCCTGTGTTCATTTATGGCCCACTTCGCCGCGGGCATGCGGGGACAATTAATCGTTCA
- a CDS encoding sodium:calcium exchanger, protein MNAWLWAGVLIIAAWAAHWGADKLLLPLKLLRKQWGLTASAGAAFLAIVTASPEVAINITSAARGVSDIGLGNLLGSNIISIPLITTIAYLASRRQFKNNQQHQKHLEENTLALNKRSVIVLSLPYLGIIALVAVLTLPEGWRGLQPVDGWIMLGAYAAFLAHAIIRGRKEGKKVSWDKKDIVLSVAGAATITVGAFFIVKATENIVSALGISQIIGGLFITGTMVTLPEIFKTWSVVKGGEVTAGTTSVIADNAITMSVAFFPLALVNTPVEDFQLYWVNLAFVGLMPLLYSVFVHQSKSQHGFSSWQILVFDTAYILYILTMLFVVLDLF, encoded by the coding sequence ATGAACGCATGGCTATGGGCTGGAGTATTGATTATAGCAGCCTGGGCTGCTCACTGGGGTGCTGATAAACTGCTGCTGCCTCTAAAGTTGTTACGTAAACAGTGGGGACTAACCGCTTCTGCCGGAGCTGCTTTTTTAGCCATCGTTACCGCAAGTCCCGAAGTGGCCATAAACATTACCAGTGCAGCGCGGGGTGTTTCGGATATTGGCCTGGGTAATTTGCTGGGATCCAACATTATTTCTATTCCTTTAATCACTACGATTGCTTATCTGGCATCCCGCAGGCAGTTTAAAAACAACCAACAGCATCAGAAACATTTGGAAGAGAATACGTTGGCGCTGAACAAACGCTCGGTGATTGTGCTCTCGTTGCCATACTTGGGTATTATTGCGCTGGTGGCCGTGCTGACCCTACCTGAAGGCTGGCGCGGACTCCAACCGGTAGACGGCTGGATTATGTTAGGAGCATACGCCGCCTTTTTGGCTCATGCAATCATAAGGGGCCGTAAAGAAGGAAAAAAGGTAAGTTGGGATAAAAAGGACATTGTACTTTCTGTGGCCGGGGCAGCAACCATTACCGTCGGCGCTTTTTTTATCGTTAAGGCAACGGAAAACATTGTTTCAGCACTGGGTATTTCTCAGATCATCGGAGGATTATTTATTACGGGAACGATGGTTACGCTTCCCGAAATTTTTAAGACCTGGAGCGTTGTAAAAGGCGGGGAAGTAACCGCAGGCACTACCAGCGTGATTGCCGATAATGCTATTACCATGAGCGTGGCCTTTTTCCCGCTGGCTCTTGTAAATACCCCGGTGGAGGACTTTCAGCTATACTGGGTAAATCTGGCATTTGTCGGTCTTATGCCCCTGCTTTATTCGGTCTTCGTCCATCAAAGCAAATCGCAGCACGGTTTTAGCAGTTGGCAGATTCTTGTGTTTGACACTGCTTATATCTTGTACATTTTAACCATGCTGTTTGTAGTACTGGATCTTTTTTAA
- a CDS encoding signal peptidase II, with amino-acid sequence MNRKKLWFLLAPALLAALIDQLTKQLVRTSPSLQNLEVIPGWLVFAYTQNPGMALGIDWFPTWAISLISIVAVAGIFIYIARNLSQATKGYLFCMGLILGGALGNIIDRLIMAKIEGYGHILQGRVNDFLYFTYSFNGDPVFPYIFNMADVFISTSIILLLLFNRRLLPEPANLKTAQSD; translated from the coding sequence ATGAACAGAAAGAAATTGTGGTTCTTGCTTGCGCCGGCCCTGCTGGCAGCGCTCATCGATCAGCTCACCAAACAGCTGGTTCGTACGTCCCCGTCCCTGCAGAACCTGGAAGTCATTCCCGGATGGCTGGTCTTTGCCTATACCCAAAACCCCGGCATGGCCCTGGGTATAGACTGGTTTCCCACCTGGGCTATCAGCCTGATTTCCATTGTGGCGGTCGCCGGTATTTTTATTTACATAGCAAGGAATTTGAGCCAGGCAACCAAAGGATACCTTTTCTGTATGGGACTTATACTGGGCGGAGCACTGGGGAATATCATCGACCGGCTGATTATGGCAAAAATAGAAGGCTACGGACATATCCTGCAGGGCCGCGTAAATGACTTTCTGTACTTTACCTATTCTTTTAACGGTGATCCGGTATTCCCATATATTTTCAATATGGCAGACGTGTTTATAAGCACTTCTATCATTCTGCTATTATTGTTTAATCGGCGCCTGTTACCGGAACCGGCGAATCTCAAAACGGCCCAATCTGATTAA
- a CDS encoding cation-translocating P-type ATPase, whose translation MKKENKLTPRTTSQQKEKARFRVSNIDCEHDAAQLRRQLEETEGLAGLDILPKSARVTIDYDPDLLSPKELEKLLDEAGFPVQEDGMPEQPKPWKNPKVVTSVLSGLLLLAGWLLGFAGIPEAVSTGIYWVAILTGGYYFGREALEDLWFEKSIGIELLMSIAAVVAAVMGQPAEGAMLVFLYSISEAAEGYTEEKTRSAVKALMDLAPKTALILRDGHEEEIPVEEVRVGDLFLVKPGQSVPTDGVIREGASSLNEAPVTGESTPVDKSEESQVFAGTINGEGLLKVEATKTTADNTLARIIQMVEEAQERKGKSQRFIERFGSRYSPAVLAAGVLIAIIPPLLFNAGWETWITRATVFIVAAAPCALVISIPITLVATLGTAARNGVLIKGGMYAEELSKVKVVALDKTGTLTSGQPKVTDVVAFNGADKDRILKLAAGIESGSEHPLAQAVVAYGKENEITPAPITGFQSLTGAGAKATIDGLTWYIGSPGLFEHQLGVSLDEYKARISRLQEDGKTVVLVGREQSVLGLIAIRDTIRPKAKTVIHELHEAGIEKVVMLTGDNERTARAIAGELGIEEVFAGLKPEDKSNIIRELSERYEHIIMVGDGVNDAPALAEATVGVAMGAAGTDVALETADVVLMADDLEKLVYALKLAKRNQKVINQNLALSVVVIAGLIIGAVTGYFTLPIAVIGHEVSEFMVIGNGLRMLRS comes from the coding sequence ATGAAGAAAGAAAACAAACTGACTCCCCGAACAACTTCCCAACAGAAAGAAAAAGCCCGATTCCGTGTTTCCAATATTGACTGTGAGCACGATGCAGCACAGCTGCGGCGCCAGCTGGAAGAAACCGAGGGCCTGGCGGGGCTGGATATCCTTCCCAAGTCTGCCCGGGTCACTATTGATTACGATCCCGATCTTCTCAGCCCGAAAGAGCTCGAAAAACTGTTGGATGAGGCCGGGTTTCCGGTACAGGAAGACGGCATGCCTGAGCAGCCCAAACCGTGGAAAAACCCCAAGGTAGTCACCTCGGTTTTGTCCGGACTGCTGCTTCTGGCGGGCTGGCTGCTGGGCTTTGCGGGTATCCCGGAGGCGGTGTCAACCGGCATCTACTGGGTAGCCATACTCACCGGCGGATACTATTTCGGAAGGGAGGCCCTGGAGGATCTCTGGTTTGAGAAATCCATCGGCATTGAGCTGCTGATGAGCATCGCGGCGGTGGTTGCCGCGGTGATGGGCCAGCCCGCAGAGGGTGCCATGCTGGTGTTTCTATATTCCATCTCGGAGGCCGCCGAGGGCTATACCGAGGAGAAAACGCGTTCTGCGGTCAAAGCGCTTATGGACCTTGCCCCGAAAACCGCCCTCATTTTGCGCGACGGCCACGAAGAAGAAATACCTGTGGAAGAAGTCCGGGTTGGAGACCTTTTTCTGGTCAAGCCGGGACAGTCGGTGCCCACCGACGGGGTCATCCGGGAAGGAGCCTCCAGCCTGAACGAAGCCCCGGTAACCGGAGAAAGTACGCCGGTGGATAAATCCGAAGAAAGCCAGGTGTTTGCCGGTACCATCAACGGCGAGGGATTGTTAAAAGTAGAAGCTACCAAGACCACCGCCGACAACACCCTTGCACGGATTATTCAAATGGTGGAAGAGGCCCAGGAGCGGAAGGGCAAAAGTCAGCGGTTTATTGAACGCTTCGGCAGCCGGTACAGTCCGGCGGTGCTTGCCGCAGGAGTGCTGATCGCCATTATACCTCCGCTTTTGTTTAATGCAGGCTGGGAGACCTGGATCACACGGGCCACCGTTTTTATCGTGGCCGCCGCTCCCTGTGCGCTGGTTATTTCCATCCCCATTACGCTGGTGGCCACGCTTGGAACGGCCGCCCGGAACGGAGTGCTTATAAAAGGTGGAATGTATGCCGAAGAGCTAAGCAAGGTTAAAGTCGTGGCCCTCGACAAAACCGGAACGCTCACCTCGGGGCAGCCTAAAGTAACCGATGTGGTGGCATTTAATGGGGCTGATAAAGACCGAATTCTGAAGTTGGCTGCCGGGATCGAAAGTGGCAGCGAGCACCCATTAGCTCAGGCCGTTGTTGCCTACGGGAAAGAAAATGAGATTACCCCCGCCCCGATAACCGGCTTCCAATCATTAACCGGAGCGGGAGCGAAAGCAACCATTGACGGACTAACCTGGTATATCGGCAGTCCCGGCCTGTTCGAACACCAATTGGGGGTATCCCTGGATGAATACAAAGCGAGAATAAGCCGCCTGCAGGAAGATGGAAAAACCGTCGTACTGGTCGGCCGTGAACAGTCGGTACTGGGATTAATCGCCATCCGGGATACCATTCGCCCCAAGGCCAAAACCGTAATTCACGAATTGCATGAAGCAGGCATCGAAAAAGTGGTCATGCTTACCGGCGATAATGAACGTACGGCCCGGGCCATTGCCGGAGAACTGGGCATCGAAGAGGTGTTTGCCGGGCTCAAGCCGGAAGACAAATCGAATATTATACGAGAACTCTCTGAGCGCTATGAACATATCATCATGGTGGGTGATGGCGTAAATGACGCCCCGGCGCTGGCCGAGGCCACCGTAGGTGTAGCCATGGGCGCCGCCGGAACCGATGTGGCGCTGGAAACGGCTGATGTGGTGCTGATGGCCGACGACCTGGAAAAACTGGTCTATGCGTTGAAGCTTGCAAAACGGAATCAAAAAGTGATCAACCAAAACCTGGCCCTTTCTGTTGTCGTTATAGCCGGATTAATTATCGGTGCTGTTACCGGGTACTTTACGCTCCCAATAGCAGTAATAGGGCATGAGGTCAGCGAGTTTATGGTGATCGGAAACGGGCTGCGCATGCTGCGTTCCTGA
- a CDS encoding DUF411 domain-containing protein, protein MKHIKQFLPFTLVLLLVAGISACSQEKQPNAETKHSSAAKTVSVTMYKNPNCQCCSKWATYLENNGFSVEEIPTDTLASVKKQKGVPDQLGACHTAVIDGYVVEGHVPVEAINKVLKERPEAKGIAVPGMPAQSPGMAEVPGPVDVYFFNGPDQVAYFDKF, encoded by the coding sequence ATGAAACACATAAAACAGTTCTTGCCATTCACTCTTGTTCTTCTCCTGGTGGCAGGTATATCGGCCTGTTCCCAGGAAAAGCAACCCAACGCAGAAACAAAGCATTCATCGGCTGCCAAAACAGTCAGCGTAACCATGTACAAAAACCCAAACTGTCAATGCTGTTCTAAATGGGCAACATACTTGGAAAACAATGGGTTCTCAGTTGAAGAAATACCGACAGATACTCTTGCTTCCGTCAAGAAGCAGAAAGGCGTCCCTGATCAATTAGGGGCCTGTCATACGGCGGTGATCGACGGGTATGTAGTAGAAGGTCACGTACCGGTAGAGGCGATCAACAAAGTGCTAAAGGAACGCCCTGAGGCCAAAGGCATTGCCGTACCTGGCATGCCGGCTCAATCCCCCGGGATGGCGGAAGTTCCCGGACCGGTTGATGTATATTTCTTCAACGGACCAGACCAAGTGGCCTATTTTGACAAGTTCTGA
- a CDS encoding SHOCT domain-containing protein translates to MMDWSTFCGGGMLMMIAWLTLIVLGIVALVKWISGTKGEDSKPDSALEILRKRYASGEITKEEFEERKQNLNQ, encoded by the coding sequence ATGATGGACTGGTCAACTTTTTGCGGAGGCGGTATGCTGATGATGATTGCGTGGTTAACACTGATTGTTCTGGGCATTGTAGCCCTGGTCAAATGGATATCGGGAACAAAAGGCGAGGACTCAAAACCTGATTCAGCGCTTGAAATATTGCGCAAACGATATGCCAGCGGAGAAATAACCAAGGAAGAATTTGAAGAACGCAAACAGAATCTTAACCAATAA
- a CDS encoding metalloregulator ArsR/SmtB family transcription factor, which yields MPAITAELGTELKSKLFRGFSDGSRLSILEILLEGNTTVGEIVERTGLSQPNVSSHLRCLSECGLALSRRDGRHIYYRASDSRVHKIIQLAEELLADSAKGVYECTRYE from the coding sequence ATGCCTGCCATAACAGCTGAACTCGGTACCGAATTAAAATCGAAACTTTTCCGCGGCTTCTCCGACGGCTCTCGCCTTTCCATACTTGAGATTTTGCTGGAAGGAAATACCACCGTGGGTGAAATCGTGGAACGGACCGGGCTGAGCCAGCCGAACGTGTCCAGCCATCTGCGCTGCCTCAGCGAGTGCGGACTGGCCCTAAGCCGCAGGGACGGCCGCCATATCTATTACCGGGCCAGCGATTCCCGCGTGCACAAAATCATACAGCTTGCTGAAGAACTGCTGGCCGACAGCGCCAAAGGCGTATACGAATGCACCCGGTACGAATAG
- the ccsA gene encoding cytochrome c biogenesis protein CcsA encodes MLGTIGKILINVAFLSAILSLIGYFLYSKEENKRFLTLSNWLFGLKGLLILAASGILIYLILGHQFNYYYVYNYTSSDLQLKYLISAYWGGQEGSFMLWILFSALTGFGLMKWVREPYRGPVLFFLTLNQLFLLSMILGLDFGSFKIGASPFRTLAEAMPNAPFIQSNPDFVPANGKGLNDLLKSPWMIIHPPALFLGFSLMAVPYCFAMAALWKRKYHEWVNAALPWTLAANLSLFAAIFLGGYWAYVTLSFGGYWAWDPVENASFIPWLIGTAGIHTMLIQRKSSTSQKASIILAMLAYVAVVYETFLTRSGILADSSVHSFVDLGLYNQLLLFMVVIVGVGIGMLIYRYKDLPSQQNESRFLSREFMTFAGAMVLFLIGMVMALGTSSPIIGWLFVENPTPPEISFYNEWTTPLAIIAAILTVIGQYLFWERHSAESLAEELLWPLVGASIGTIATIVIGNVRDLYYMIYLLSAWFALFGNGFVMFRLARRKPRLIGGSLSHIGFGILLLGFLGSSAYQSNLLDMQTRNYNVAVKEGEIRDKEGFTVSEPITLLELKLNEPKVVNDKYLVTYQGYTLRNQDRPGQQEYKIKFENINQNGSGNAFYLYPQVYPMSSADKIQWSVDVDVKAGLLSDVYLYVAGSSFVEGKNEEYKKMKNLRSGNNIQPVSQEGLEAEQDTVPTQKISLARGDSVRMGNYTFIFQDYSPVDQSQLPDSTSIAVRALVDIMYDASQTPYRTQPLFVLYAKDGKNWVYSPPVKLAEHNIEVQFTSIEPETGKIELTIEGISEKPKEEWVLLMAEEKPFVSLVWLGTFVLMAGFSVSILRHWDRERKRHR; translated from the coding sequence ATGCTTGGCACCATCGGTAAAATTCTTATTAACGTTGCTTTTTTATCGGCAATTCTATCCCTGATCGGCTATTTCCTGTATTCAAAAGAGGAAAATAAACGATTTCTTACCCTGTCAAACTGGTTGTTTGGCCTCAAAGGGCTATTGATTCTTGCCGCTTCAGGGATTCTTATCTACCTGATTCTTGGCCACCAGTTTAACTATTACTACGTTTATAATTATACCAGCAGTGATCTTCAGCTCAAATACCTGATCTCTGCTTATTGGGGCGGACAAGAAGGGAGCTTCATGCTATGGATTCTCTTCTCTGCACTTACGGGATTTGGCCTGATGAAATGGGTGCGCGAGCCCTACCGCGGGCCGGTACTGTTCTTTCTAACGCTCAATCAACTGTTTTTACTGTCGATGATTCTTGGCCTTGATTTCGGCTCGTTCAAAATTGGAGCGTCTCCTTTTCGAACCCTGGCTGAGGCCATGCCCAATGCCCCGTTTATCCAATCTAACCCTGATTTTGTGCCAGCCAATGGTAAGGGGCTGAATGATTTACTGAAAAGTCCGTGGATGATTATCCACCCGCCAGCACTGTTTCTGGGTTTCTCTCTGATGGCCGTACCTTACTGCTTTGCCATGGCGGCCCTGTGGAAACGCAAATATCACGAGTGGGTTAATGCGGCTCTTCCGTGGACGCTTGCGGCCAACCTGTCACTGTTCGCCGCCATCTTTCTGGGCGGTTACTGGGCGTACGTTACGCTCTCGTTTGGCGGTTACTGGGCATGGGACCCGGTTGAAAATGCCTCTTTTATTCCCTGGTTGATCGGTACGGCCGGCATACATACCATGCTTATACAACGAAAAAGCTCCACTTCGCAGAAAGCCTCTATCATTCTAGCCATGCTGGCATACGTGGCGGTAGTCTATGAAACTTTTCTGACTCGATCAGGGATATTGGCCGATTCTTCCGTCCACAGTTTTGTGGATCTGGGATTGTACAATCAGTTGTTGCTATTTATGGTAGTCATTGTGGGTGTGGGCATCGGTATGCTGATTTATCGATATAAAGACCTGCCCTCCCAGCAAAATGAGTCCAGATTCCTCAGCAGGGAATTTATGACTTTTGCCGGGGCCATGGTACTATTCCTGATCGGGATGGTGATGGCTCTCGGTACCAGTTCTCCCATTATAGGGTGGCTGTTTGTGGAAAATCCTACGCCGCCGGAAATCAGTTTCTATAACGAGTGGACCACTCCGCTGGCTATTATTGCAGCCATATTGACTGTCATCGGTCAATACCTGTTCTGGGAACGCCACAGTGCAGAATCATTGGCTGAGGAACTTCTATGGCCCTTAGTCGGTGCCTCTATTGGCACCATTGCCACTATTGTGATTGGTAATGTCCGTGATTTATACTACATGATTTATCTGCTATCGGCCTGGTTTGCCCTGTTTGGTAACGGTTTTGTCATGTTCCGGCTAGCCCGCAGGAAGCCCCGCCTGATCGGTGGATCTCTGAGCCATATCGGTTTTGGGATCCTGCTGTTGGGATTCCTGGGCTCTTCAGCCTATCAGAGCAATCTGCTTGATATGCAAACGCGAAACTACAACGTCGCTGTCAAAGAGGGCGAAATCAGAGACAAGGAGGGTTTTACGGTTTCAGAGCCGATCACCCTTTTGGAGCTTAAACTCAATGAGCCGAAAGTAGTGAACGATAAATACCTGGTTACCTACCAGGGCTATACCCTTCGAAACCAGGATCGGCCCGGCCAGCAGGAATATAAGATCAAGTTCGAAAACATCAATCAAAATGGAAGCGGAAACGCCTTCTATCTATATCCGCAAGTGTATCCTATGTCATCGGCCGACAAAATTCAGTGGTCGGTAGATGTGGACGTAAAAGCCGGACTACTTAGCGATGTGTATTTATATGTGGCCGGCAGTTCATTTGTGGAAGGTAAAAATGAAGAGTACAAAAAGATGAAGAACCTTCGTAGCGGGAATAATATTCAGCCCGTCTCCCAAGAGGGCCTAGAAGCTGAGCAGGACACTGTACCTACCCAGAAAATTTCCCTTGCACGGGGAGACTCAGTTCGGATGGGGAATTATACCTTTATCTTTCAGGATTACAGCCCCGTAGATCAATCTCAACTTCCCGACAGCACCTCCATCGCTGTACGTGCTTTGGTGGATATCATGTATGATGCCAGCCAAACCCCGTACCGCACACAACCCTTATTCGTGCTTTATGCTAAGGATGGTAAAAACTGGGTGTATTCCCCGCCTGTTAAACTTGCTGAACATAATATTGAAGTTCAGTTTACCAGCATAGAGCCGGAAACGGGAAAAATTGAACTGACCATTGAGGGTATTAGCGAAAAACCGAAAGAAGAGTGGGTATTGTTGATGGCCGAAGAAAAACCGTTTGTATCGCTGGTATGGCTGGGCACCTTTGTGCTGATGGCCGGATTCAGCGTATCCATCCTCCGGCACTGGGATCGTGAACGGAAAAGACACCGATAG